Proteins found in one Bremerella volcania genomic segment:
- the tsaB gene encoding tRNA (adenosine(37)-N6)-threonylcarbamoyltransferase complex dimerization subunit type 1 TsaB encodes MKTLAIDTSTRQSSLALFQGSELVVSQWLDPTLPTTQAITPLLAQLVEEAGWKPTELQLVIVAQGPGSFTGLRIGVMTAKTIAYVSGATTVGVNTLRAIAHRCDDNVSRLHVVMDAQRKQFFHAAYDRNDAGSYVEVQPTQIVDDKEFLAALTPGESITGPGLKSKLSLVPEGVRVVDENEWSPTAEAVGRVGITDFLAGRFDDFWNLNPNYYRKSAAEEKLESEA; translated from the coding sequence TTGAAGACGCTCGCTATCGACACCTCGACCCGGCAAAGCTCGCTCGCCTTGTTTCAGGGGAGCGAACTGGTAGTCTCCCAGTGGCTCGATCCGACCTTGCCCACCACCCAGGCCATCACGCCGCTACTGGCCCAACTGGTCGAGGAAGCAGGCTGGAAGCCAACCGAACTTCAGCTGGTGATCGTCGCCCAGGGGCCAGGCTCCTTTACGGGGCTTCGTATCGGCGTAATGACTGCCAAGACAATCGCTTACGTCTCGGGTGCCACGACGGTCGGAGTGAATACTTTGAGGGCCATTGCCCATCGCTGCGACGACAACGTCTCGCGCCTGCACGTGGTGATGGACGCCCAGCGGAAGCAGTTTTTTCACGCCGCCTACGACCGCAACGACGCCGGCAGCTACGTGGAAGTGCAGCCCACGCAAATCGTGGACGACAAAGAGTTTCTAGCAGCGCTCACGCCTGGCGAATCGATCACTGGACCTGGCCTGAAGAGCAAGCTTTCACTGGTACCGGAAGGCGTTCGCGTCGTCGACGAAAACGAATGGTCCCCGACGGCCGAGGCGGTCGGCCGTGTCGGCATCACCGACTTCCTGGCTGGCCGTTTCGACGACTTCTGGAACCTGAATCCCAACTACTACCGCAAAAGCGCAGCCGAAGAAAAGCTGGAAAGCGAAGCATAG
- a CDS encoding acyl-CoA desaturase has translation MASVSRVPLRQERPPGAVPSKIWWPYAIGIGGMHVLALLAFWPWLFSWSGVAAVLIGHHLFGMLGMTVGYHRLLTHRSFQCPRWLEHTFAVLGVCCLQDTPARWVATHRLHHQHSDQSHDPHSPLVNFMWGQMGWLMVNNRDVNRLSHLEKYAKDLMRDPFYMWLERSHHGLLVFAAHAVVIFLLGAGIGWLTGGPDHVLRMGLSLLVWGVAVRTVFVWHVTWAVNSLTHLWGYQTYATSDNSRNNWLVGLLAHGEGWHNNHHALPTAAAHGRKWWELDLSYRVICSLERMGLAWNVSRPEARNERVLATEDAG, from the coding sequence ATGGCTAGCGTTTCGCGAGTGCCGCTGCGTCAGGAAAGACCGCCTGGGGCTGTCCCGTCGAAAATCTGGTGGCCCTATGCCATTGGGATCGGCGGGATGCATGTGCTGGCGCTGTTGGCATTCTGGCCATGGCTGTTCAGTTGGTCGGGCGTGGCCGCCGTGCTGATCGGCCATCATCTGTTCGGCATGCTGGGCATGACGGTGGGATACCATCGATTGCTGACGCATCGCAGCTTTCAGTGCCCGCGTTGGCTTGAGCATACGTTTGCCGTCCTGGGTGTTTGTTGTTTGCAAGATACGCCGGCTCGCTGGGTGGCGACGCACCGGCTGCATCATCAGCATTCGGATCAATCCCATGACCCGCATAGTCCCCTGGTCAACTTCATGTGGGGGCAGATGGGTTGGCTGATGGTGAATAACCGAGACGTCAACCGGCTTTCGCATTTGGAGAAGTACGCGAAGGATTTGATGCGTGATCCTTTTTATATGTGGCTGGAACGATCGCACCACGGGCTGTTGGTATTCGCCGCCCATGCCGTGGTCATCTTCTTGCTGGGAGCTGGCATCGGTTGGCTGACCGGCGGACCCGACCATGTGCTGCGAATGGGCTTGAGCCTGTTGGTTTGGGGCGTTGCCGTGCGAACGGTTTTCGTGTGGCATGTCACATGGGCGGTCAACTCGCTGACGCACTTGTGGGGCTATCAAACGTACGCGACCAGCGACAACAGCCGCAACAACTGGTTGGTCGGATTGCTGGCCCACGGAGAAGGATGGCACAACAATCACCACGCCTTGCCAACCGCCGCGGCACATGGACGCAAGTGGTGGGAGCTGGATCTATCGTATCGCGTGATCTGCTCGCTCGAACGGATGGGTCTGGCCTGGAACGTATCGCGGCCGGAAGCCCGGAACGAGCGGGTGTTGGCGACCGAAGACGCCGGGTAG
- a CDS encoding DUF1559 domain-containing protein, giving the protein MRERRGFTLVELLVVIAIIGILIALLLPAVQQAREAARRMSCSNNLKQIALSMHNYESAMRQFPPIGESINYSFSVQAQLLPFCEQENLRRLIDFHVELGHPRNGVNPEHAVPALTPVEFFTCPSDDTPVVKTVETASAGPFEFAGTNYCVNVGSGTGDYVSFGDPTDGISWAGAKVKFRDITDGTSNTVAFAETLMGPGTEPASTPQGKLMQKYIAKGSGRNISDVHALRNYIDANDLSGMLSQVTGWDGQRGSTWIRGFGSGGGAMNGYITPNSKFPDISIRAYVVMGPRSNHPGGAMTVFCDGSVHFLADTINVETLHNLFARNDGEVIGEY; this is encoded by the coding sequence ATGCGCGAACGCCGCGGTTTCACGCTAGTCGAACTGTTAGTTGTCATTGCCATCATTGGCATTTTGATTGCCCTGCTGCTGCCGGCCGTTCAGCAGGCCCGCGAGGCAGCCCGGCGCATGTCTTGCTCGAACAACTTGAAGCAAATCGCGCTGTCGATGCACAACTACGAAAGTGCGATGCGGCAGTTTCCACCCATTGGCGAATCGATCAATTATTCGTTTTCGGTTCAAGCACAATTGCTTCCGTTTTGCGAGCAAGAGAACCTCCGGCGGCTGATCGACTTCCATGTCGAACTGGGCCATCCGCGAAATGGGGTCAACCCGGAACACGCCGTACCGGCTCTTACGCCGGTCGAGTTCTTCACGTGCCCGAGCGATGACACGCCGGTTGTCAAAACGGTGGAAACGGCCTCAGCGGGTCCGTTTGAATTTGCCGGCACCAACTACTGCGTGAACGTCGGGAGCGGTACCGGCGACTACGTCAGCTTTGGTGATCCGACTGACGGGATCTCGTGGGCAGGTGCCAAGGTAAAGTTCCGCGACATAACCGACGGAACGTCGAACACGGTTGCGTTTGCGGAAACATTGATGGGGCCCGGTACCGAACCGGCGAGCACCCCGCAAGGGAAGCTGATGCAGAAATACATCGCTAAGGGCAGCGGTCGCAACATTTCCGACGTCCACGCTTTACGAAACTACATCGACGCCAACGATTTGTCGGGCATGTTGAGCCAGGTGACCGGCTGGGATGGTCAGCGCGGATCGACTTGGATTCGCGGCTTCGGTAGCGGCGGTGGGGCGATGAACGGCTACATCACGCCCAACAGCAAGTTCCCCGACATTTCGATTCGTGCTTACGTGGTCATGGGACCGCGCAGCAATCACCCAGGTGGAGCGATGACGGTGTTCTGCGACGGCAGCGTTCACTTCCTGGCCGATACGATCAACGTCGAGACCCTTCACAATTTGTTCGCCCGCAACGACGGGGAAGTGATCGGCGAATACTAA
- a CDS encoding phosphotransferase enzyme family protein: protein MDPNHLPVDDSSAYHDALAQCVDHWGLVLDKTSLIRDGINHVYGTETRDGAPVIVRISDGAVRSEAELFGELLWLAHLRNNGCAVTHPIPSRRGELLETIERDDAVLHVACFERFPGKHLHKNSTDEWNDQLLIDLGRQIGRIHRLSDEFHLPPDKDRKQWYEIEETHFPDPLLPAYNTEVVAVMQAFLSNIRQRPTQPRQYGLVHRDIHAGNFLVDAGKIEIIDFDLGCYGWRTMDFATLLFARYYFPSISVPDASPKKAGACLGLLVQGYREEYTVDDDQLETVADMVLIHSTLNYVIVRPAIEHWQLAIQSESCTVAESMVWLENLWLTGHQLEVDLSQV, encoded by the coding sequence GTGGATCCTAATCATTTGCCTGTCGATGATTCGTCTGCCTATCACGATGCGCTCGCCCAGTGCGTCGACCACTGGGGTTTGGTTCTCGACAAGACTTCGCTGATTCGCGACGGGATCAATCACGTCTACGGCACCGAGACCCGCGACGGGGCCCCGGTGATCGTGCGGATCTCTGACGGGGCGGTCCGGAGCGAGGCGGAACTGTTCGGCGAACTCTTGTGGCTGGCGCATTTGCGAAACAACGGCTGTGCGGTCACCCATCCGATTCCGTCGAGGCGTGGCGAACTGCTGGAAACGATCGAGCGCGACGACGCCGTGCTGCATGTGGCCTGCTTCGAGCGCTTCCCCGGCAAGCACCTGCACAAGAACTCGACGGATGAATGGAACGATCAACTGCTGATCGACTTGGGACGGCAGATTGGTCGCATTCATCGCCTTTCCGATGAGTTTCATCTGCCGCCCGATAAAGACCGCAAGCAGTGGTATGAAATCGAGGAAACGCATTTCCCCGATCCGCTCCTTCCGGCGTACAACACCGAGGTCGTCGCCGTGATGCAGGCCTTCTTAAGCAACATTCGCCAGCGTCCCACGCAGCCGCGGCAGTACGGCCTGGTGCATCGCGACATTCACGCCGGCAACTTTTTGGTCGACGCTGGCAAGATCGAGATCATCGATTTCGATCTCGGCTGCTACGGCTGGCGAACGATGGATTTCGCGACGCTGCTGTTTGCCAGGTATTACTTCCCCAGCATCAGCGTGCCGGATGCATCCCCGAAGAAAGCAGGCGCGTGCCTGGGCCTGTTGGTGCAGGGGTACCGCGAAGAGTACACCGTCGACGACGATCAATTGGAAACGGTCGCCGATATGGTGCTCATCCACAGCACGTTGAACTACGTCATCGTTCGCCCGGCGATCGAGCATTGGCAACTGGCCATTCAAAGCGAGTCATGCACGGTCGCCGAAAGCATGGTCTGGCTGGAAAACCTGTGGCTCACCGGGCATCAACTGGAAGTTGATTTGAGCCAGGTATAA
- the hemL gene encoding glutamate-1-semialdehyde 2,1-aminomutase encodes MSRTKSHEIFARAKHLMPGGVNSPARAFGAVGGEPIVFERGQGAYLVDVDGNQYIDYIGSWGPMILGHLHPAVREALHAAVDQGTSFGAPTERENGLAELIIELVPSVERVRLVNSGTEATMSAIRLARGFTGRNKIVKFSGNYHGHVDSLLVAAGSAAATLGVPNSPGVTPGTAQDTIVLPYNDCNALDRLFEHHPDEIAGVIFEPVVGNMGCVPPMPGFLEKIREHCDHYGAVMIMDEVMTGFRVAIGGAQQLFGITPDLTTLGKIVGGGLPIGAYGGRADIMGHILPAGEIFQAGTLSGNPLATAAGIATLQTLKDTNPYPQLDSHTKLLEQGFTAAAAEAGVPTVTGRVGSMLTLFFHNEPVRSWEDAAKCDTARYGKFFWEMIERGVYLPCSQYEALFVSAAHTDEDIAKTIDAAKEALAALKK; translated from the coding sequence ATGTCACGCACCAAGAGCCATGAGATTTTTGCTCGAGCCAAGCATTTGATGCCGGGTGGGGTGAATTCGCCGGCTCGGGCTTTTGGGGCCGTGGGGGGCGAGCCGATCGTGTTTGAGCGGGGTCAGGGGGCTTACCTGGTGGACGTCGATGGGAATCAGTACATCGACTACATCGGGTCGTGGGGGCCGATGATTCTGGGGCATTTGCACCCGGCCGTGCGCGAGGCCTTGCATGCGGCCGTCGATCAGGGGACCAGCTTTGGGGCTCCGACCGAGCGCGAGAACGGGCTGGCCGAACTGATCATCGAACTGGTCCCTTCCGTCGAACGGGTTCGCCTGGTGAACAGCGGGACCGAAGCGACCATGAGCGCCATTCGCCTGGCGCGGGGGTTCACCGGGCGAAACAAGATCGTCAAGTTCAGCGGCAACTATCACGGGCACGTCGATAGCCTACTGGTGGCCGCCGGCAGCGCGGCGGCGACCCTCGGCGTGCCGAACTCGCCAGGCGTGACGCCGGGGACCGCGCAAGACACGATCGTGCTGCCGTACAACGATTGCAACGCGCTCGACCGACTGTTCGAGCATCACCCGGACGAGATCGCCGGGGTGATCTTCGAACCGGTCGTCGGCAACATGGGCTGCGTCCCGCCAATGCCAGGCTTCCTCGAAAAGATCCGCGAGCACTGCGACCACTACGGCGCGGTGATGATCATGGACGAAGTGATGACCGGCTTCCGTGTGGCGATTGGGGGCGCCCAGCAGCTGTTCGGCATTACGCCTGACCTGACGACGCTCGGCAAGATCGTCGGCGGCGGACTACCGATCGGGGCGTATGGGGGCCGGGCCGATATCATGGGGCACATTCTACCGGCAGGCGAGATCTTCCAGGCCGGGACCCTCAGCGGCAATCCCCTGGCGACCGCGGCCGGCATTGCGACGCTGCAGACGTTGAAGGACACCAACCCGTACCCGCAGCTCGACTCGCATACCAAGCTGCTGGAACAAGGCTTCACCGCTGCCGCCGCCGAAGCTGGCGTGCCGACGGTCACCGGGCGCGTCGGCAGCATGTTGACCCTCTTTTTCCACAACGAGCCGGTCCGCAGCTGGGAAGACGCCGCCAAGTGCGACACGGCGCGTTACGGGAAGTTCTTCTGGGAGATGATCGAACGAGGGGTCTACCTGCCGTGCAGCCAGTACGAAGCGTTGTTCGTTTCGGCCGCACACACCGACGAGGATATCGCCAAGACGATCGATGCCGCGAAGGAAGCGCTCGCCGCGCTCAAGAAGTAA
- a CDS encoding metallophosphoesterase family protein: protein MKRALISDIHGNLEALNAVLDDIRQQGISEIYCLGDVIGYGPNPVECLDLVRRKCAMCLLGNHDQAALFDPEGFNPVAFRAILWTRDQIDNSSGGAAAVNERWDFLGELPRTHVEPNRLYVHGSPRDPTNEYVFPEDVYNQRKMENLFERVEQFSFQGHTHIPGVFTPSLEFFGPDECDHEYRFGDEKALFNVGSVGQPRDGDPRSCYVILTDESIVFRRVEYDPDVTAKKIYDTPQLDNMLGDRLRDGR, encoded by the coding sequence GTGAAACGTGCCCTCATCAGCGACATCCACGGTAATTTGGAAGCCTTGAACGCGGTCTTGGACGACATCCGCCAGCAAGGAATCAGCGAGATTTATTGCCTGGGCGACGTCATCGGTTATGGCCCCAACCCGGTCGAGTGCTTGGACTTGGTTCGCCGCAAGTGCGCCATGTGCCTGTTGGGCAACCACGATCAGGCTGCCTTGTTCGACCCGGAAGGTTTTAACCCGGTCGCATTCCGTGCCATTCTGTGGACGCGCGATCAAATCGACAACTCTTCGGGCGGTGCCGCCGCGGTGAACGAGCGATGGGATTTCCTGGGGGAACTTCCGCGAACGCACGTCGAACCGAATCGACTATACGTGCACGGTTCGCCGCGTGATCCAACCAACGAATACGTCTTCCCGGAAGACGTTTACAACCAGCGGAAGATGGAAAACCTGTTCGAGCGCGTCGAGCAGTTCAGTTTCCAAGGCCATACGCATATTCCCGGCGTTTTCACGCCGAGCCTGGAGTTTTTCGGCCCGGACGAGTGCGATCACGAGTACCGCTTCGGCGACGAGAAGGCATTGTTCAATGTCGGTAGCGTCGGCCAGCCGCGCGACGGTGACCCGCGGTCGTGCTACGTGATTCTCACGGATGAATCGATCGTCTTCCGCCGCGTCGAATATGACCCCGACGTCACGGCCAAAAAGATCTATGACACGCCTCAGTTAGACAACATGCTGGGTGACCGGCTGCGAGACGGTCGATAA
- a CDS encoding CREC-EF hand family protein, with translation MRTAVFFIVAIAAASTASAIAAESESPSIDTMTASLEQGFQALDQDHDGKLPLLEVIKAVRPLGFGAQAEASSEARGNQGRGGNRGGRGQRVGEAGRDQRGQGGGNRGGGNRGGGAGGRGGFDPAERFKSFDQDGDGVLKGSEINARLTGSKYAEDGEVSLEEFQAAFEEMRAQMASGGGHSHGGGGPSHGGGGPGGSSATTSQDAALLVSFDGNRDRLISIDEIKAALQKEVDRQTLEKLKLDKDGDGQVSKAEYAAQIEAEEGTELDEEGLDRRSRMTFSREDADQDGVITKQEITQQVLRQLSLRAEALGYCLLLASVDANDDEKISADELKKAAPSELVELLSISAEEPLARQSFYPTVRRRLARRASAIVGS, from the coding sequence ATGCGAACTGCTGTCTTCTTTATCGTGGCCATCGCGGCCGCTTCGACGGCGTCGGCGATTGCCGCTGAATCCGAGTCGCCATCGATTGATACGATGACCGCTTCCCTCGAACAGGGCTTCCAAGCACTCGATCAAGACCACGATGGAAAACTACCGTTGCTCGAAGTGATCAAGGCCGTGCGGCCACTGGGATTCGGCGCCCAAGCGGAAGCTTCGAGCGAGGCTCGCGGAAATCAAGGTCGCGGTGGCAATCGTGGTGGTCGTGGTCAACGCGTCGGCGAAGCAGGGCGAGATCAACGCGGCCAAGGGGGCGGTAACCGAGGTGGTGGTAATCGTGGCGGCGGCGCTGGCGGGCGAGGCGGTTTCGACCCAGCCGAGCGTTTCAAGTCGTTCGATCAAGATGGAGATGGCGTGTTGAAGGGAAGCGAGATCAACGCTCGTCTGACTGGTTCGAAGTATGCCGAAGATGGCGAGGTGAGCCTGGAAGAATTCCAAGCGGCCTTCGAGGAAATGCGTGCCCAGATGGCATCCGGCGGTGGGCATAGCCACGGCGGCGGAGGGCCCAGCCACGGTGGCGGCGGTCCTGGTGGTTCGTCGGCTACGACTTCCCAAGACGCTGCATTGTTGGTTTCCTTCGACGGCAATCGCGATCGCCTGATCAGCATCGACGAAATCAAAGCGGCCTTGCAAAAGGAAGTCGATCGACAGACGCTTGAGAAGTTGAAGCTCGATAAGGATGGGGACGGCCAGGTTTCCAAAGCGGAATATGCCGCCCAGATCGAAGCCGAGGAAGGAACCGAATTGGACGAAGAGGGGCTCGATCGTCGCTCGCGAATGACCTTCTCGCGCGAGGATGCCGACCAGGATGGCGTAATCACCAAACAGGAAATCACGCAGCAGGTTTTGCGTCAGCTTAGTCTTCGCGCCGAGGCACTCGGCTACTGCTTGCTATTGGCCAGCGTCGATGCCAACGATGACGAAAAGATCTCGGCGGATGAATTGAAGAAAGCCGCACCGAGTGAGTTGGTCGAGTTGCTGAGCATCTCGGCCGAAGAGCCGTTAGCCAGGCAATCGTTCTACCCAACGGTTCGTCGCCGACTCGCCCGCCGAGCGTCGGCAATCGTTGGCTCATAA
- a CDS encoding metallophosphoesterase family protein, whose protein sequence is MKTAVVSDIHGNLDALQAVLKDIESQDVDRIFCLGDVVGYGPNPRECVDIVRKFDLCILGNHDQAALFDPEGFSHGAEQAIFWTRKQLESGEDQDTTLGRWHFLCGLPRTHTEGNRLFVHGSARNPLCEYVFPEDIYNPKKLEKIFALVPNVCFQGHTHVPGVFYESAQFMCPTDFENSTYRFNGDKAMINVGSVGQPRDGDPRSCYVIVDEKTVQFRRVEYSIDTVAEKIRAIDELDDSQGERLYEGH, encoded by the coding sequence ATGAAAACTGCAGTTGTCAGCGACATTCATGGCAACCTCGATGCCCTTCAGGCCGTTCTGAAAGATATTGAGTCGCAAGACGTCGATCGCATTTTTTGCCTGGGCGACGTCGTCGGCTACGGTCCGAACCCTCGGGAATGCGTCGATATCGTGCGGAAGTTCGATCTGTGCATTCTGGGCAATCACGATCAGGCAGCGCTATTCGACCCGGAAGGCTTCAGCCACGGCGCCGAGCAGGCCATCTTTTGGACGCGGAAACAGCTGGAAAGTGGGGAAGATCAGGACACGACCCTCGGCCGCTGGCACTTCCTGTGTGGCTTGCCGCGAACGCACACTGAAGGCAACCGTCTGTTTGTGCACGGATCGGCCCGCAATCCGCTGTGCGAGTACGTTTTCCCCGAAGATATCTACAACCCGAAGAAGCTGGAAAAGATCTTCGCACTCGTTCCGAATGTATGTTTTCAAGGACATACGCACGTCCCTGGCGTGTTTTACGAGTCGGCCCAGTTCATGTGCCCGACCGACTTCGAGAACAGCACCTATCGCTTCAACGGGGACAAGGCGATGATCAACGTGGGCAGCGTCGGCCAGCCGCGCGATGGCGATCCGCGGAGCTGCTACGTGATCGTGGATGAAAAAACGGTCCAATTCCGCCGCGTCGAGTACTCGATCGACACGGTAGCGGAAAAAATCCGCGCGATCGACGAGTTGGACGACTCTCAAGGCGAGCGTCTCTACGAGGGACACTAA
- a CDS encoding PepSY domain-containing protein — protein MSTTEATPETPSQASAADDTASILAAARAKSSGKEKPAPKRKNFAEKAWNESLKLIRRIHLYSGIFMLPWVLLYGFTGWFFNHPGYFTGDQVTSFSAADVAGGQLAVLPQADAMASQIVEELNIESFLVDGPEIKLTDSRAPEFSGFLKFTVVAEDASHDVEIDPVSGNGTVRTTFFRDEDKSDPDLPPANPLQDIRGVQIPENALAKAQDATPQVLSDLGLSSGTANTGRRSANLTFSAEVDGTPCIVTCNLGNGSITALREDAKAEIETKSFLQRLHLARMYTPHWNVRWFWALMVDAMFLSMVFWGISGILMWWQIKRSRLWGGGFLVASVICAVLLMVGMHDNLSTSSRGRGAGGPGGGARPAAAEVETDADVDEVAAAR, from the coding sequence ATGTCGACAACGGAAGCAACGCCAGAAACACCGTCGCAGGCTTCGGCAGCCGATGATACGGCTTCGATACTCGCTGCCGCCCGTGCTAAGTCTTCTGGCAAAGAGAAGCCTGCCCCGAAGCGAAAGAACTTCGCCGAGAAGGCCTGGAACGAGTCGCTGAAGCTCATCCGCCGCATTCACTTGTATTCCGGCATCTTCATGCTGCCGTGGGTGCTGCTGTACGGCTTCACGGGTTGGTTCTTCAATCATCCCGGCTACTTCACCGGCGATCAGGTCACGTCATTCAGCGCGGCCGACGTCGCAGGCGGGCAGTTGGCCGTACTTCCCCAAGCCGACGCGATGGCTTCTCAGATCGTGGAAGAACTGAACATCGAATCGTTCCTGGTGGATGGTCCCGAGATCAAGCTGACCGATTCCCGCGCGCCGGAGTTCAGTGGCTTTCTGAAGTTTACCGTCGTCGCCGAAGATGCTTCGCACGACGTCGAGATCGATCCGGTGAGCGGCAACGGTACCGTCCGTACGACCTTCTTCCGCGACGAAGACAAGTCGGATCCCGACTTGCCACCCGCCAATCCGCTGCAAGATATCCGCGGCGTTCAGATTCCGGAAAACGCCTTGGCAAAAGCTCAGGACGCGACGCCGCAGGTACTATCCGACCTGGGGCTATCCTCAGGCACGGCCAACACCGGTCGGCGATCGGCGAACTTGACTTTCTCGGCCGAAGTCGACGGTACGCCCTGTATCGTGACATGCAACCTGGGTAACGGGAGCATCACGGCGCTGCGAGAAGACGCCAAGGCCGAGATCGAAACGAAGAGCTTTTTGCAGCGACTGCACCTGGCTCGGATGTATACGCCTCACTGGAATGTCCGTTGGTTCTGGGCATTGATGGTCGATGCGATGTTTCTGTCGATGGTCTTCTGGGGCATCTCAGGCATCTTGATGTGGTGGCAGATCAAACGCTCGCGGCTGTGGGGGGGCGGGTTCCTCGTGGCCAGCGTCATCTGCGCCGTCCTGTTGATGGTCGGCATGCACGATAACCTCTCGACCTCAAGCCGTGGTCGAGGCGCCGGCGGGCCAGGCGGCGGTGCTCGACCAGCAGCGGCTGAGGTAGAAACGGACGCCGACGTCGATGAAGTTGCCGCTGCCAGGTAA
- a CDS encoding DUF1796 family putative cysteine peptidase gives MPSSQPLFISLGQDCEPAHHIWRLKLPTVRTPFDSARVPDEALRQCLLSDFKRAFSDNSMRVGCYETNLTWGHISYQALSQEMRDRWTWQVNNFLSLKEKQVLFVREVSEVDDLAKQHDEISHWLNEAGYRSFRLALAVKGACERTDRWFPLTREPDEQGVGSWKGSRADWDEFFAHVQQPGQSKKSTLYFRSDVTW, from the coding sequence ATGCCATCTTCCCAGCCGTTGTTTATTTCCCTTGGTCAAGACTGCGAGCCTGCCCATCATATTTGGCGGCTCAAGCTACCCACCGTTCGCACGCCGTTCGATAGTGCCCGCGTGCCGGACGAAGCCTTGCGGCAGTGTCTGCTTTCTGATTTCAAGCGGGCATTTTCCGACAATTCCATGCGGGTTGGCTGTTACGAGACGAATCTGACTTGGGGGCATATCTCGTACCAGGCACTCAGCCAGGAGATGCGCGATCGGTGGACGTGGCAGGTGAATAATTTCCTGAGCCTGAAGGAGAAGCAGGTACTGTTCGTTCGCGAAGTGAGCGAAGTCGATGACCTGGCAAAACAGCATGACGAAATATCTCACTGGTTGAACGAAGCGGGCTACCGCTCGTTTCGATTGGCATTGGCCGTGAAAGGAGCGTGCGAGAGGACCGACCGCTGGTTTCCCTTGACCCGCGAGCCTGACGAGCAAGGCGTCGGAAGCTGGAAAGGAAGCCGCGCCGACTGGGACGAGTTCTTCGCGCATGTCCAACAGCCAGGGCAGTCGAAGAAAAGTACCTTGTACTTTCGATCGGATGTGACCTGGTAG